In one window of uncultured Draconibacterium sp. DNA:
- a CDS encoding tetratricopeptide repeat protein codes for MKNIKTFFTICLLLALYNSSAQKSVAADSIIRYTQKLDNYNLQIEVLQKKIEEVYIAQFDEALQLAHFGYNLALQQNDSINTGDFLRSIGGAYGKKGNIDSASVYYFKALKVLEPTQNSEKLGLLYDDMARLFRKLEQPERALRYYNKALKLYEAANNLEGIARINNESGVIFRDAGDFKTANKRFEKSLRIQQARKDSVGIGYALEFLGYNQLLISDYKKAEDYLLQALSIRQKVGEEFAIMLNYTALGELYKEAKQPNKSITFFEHSNTLAQKIDFHDIQTYNYRQITDIYESLGNYKLAYKNLKVFNSLNDSLYTAQKIKDVEEITTRYETAQKEKQIMEQRAQIAEHQLSLKNRNMGIIGLSSLVIIVALFGFLLYKQQALQNIKQQKDSELKLALEKIESQNRLQEQRLAISRDLHDNIGAQLTFIVSAIETIKYVLPDKNDQLTSRMNNIGSFAKETIQELRDTIWAMNKSGVSISDLKSRIANFIGKAKQLYPNIEILIVHDDKLSEAIQFTSLQGLNIFRIIQEASNNALKYADANQIKIQMSTVENGVNFLVEDDGKGFVENEVDPGNGLLNMRKRAQELGGELTLISEPGIKTSVSFNVVKT; via the coding sequence ATGAAAAATATAAAAACGTTTTTTACGATATGCCTTTTACTGGCTTTATATAACTCTTCTGCACAAAAAAGTGTTGCTGCTGATAGTATTATACGATATACGCAAAAGCTGGACAATTACAATTTACAGATTGAAGTGCTTCAAAAAAAGATAGAGGAGGTTTATATCGCACAATTTGATGAAGCGCTTCAGTTAGCACATTTTGGGTACAATCTGGCCTTGCAACAAAACGATAGCATAAACACTGGCGATTTTTTGCGAAGCATTGGCGGTGCTTATGGTAAAAAAGGAAATATCGACAGCGCTTCAGTATACTATTTTAAGGCTTTGAAAGTGCTTGAGCCCACCCAAAACAGTGAAAAGCTCGGCTTACTATACGACGACATGGCTCGGCTTTTCCGTAAACTTGAGCAGCCAGAAAGAGCCCTGCGTTATTACAACAAAGCATTAAAACTTTATGAAGCAGCCAATAATTTGGAAGGCATAGCCCGAATTAACAACGAAAGTGGTGTGATTTTTCGCGATGCGGGAGATTTTAAAACTGCCAACAAACGTTTCGAAAAATCGCTGCGTATACAGCAAGCCAGAAAAGACTCAGTAGGAATTGGCTATGCTCTTGAATTTCTGGGCTACAACCAACTGCTTATTAGTGATTATAAAAAAGCGGAGGACTACCTTCTCCAAGCACTATCTATCAGGCAAAAGGTAGGCGAAGAGTTTGCCATCATGCTAAACTACACTGCTTTGGGAGAGCTATACAAAGAGGCAAAACAGCCCAATAAATCAATTACTTTTTTTGAGCATAGCAATACTTTAGCGCAAAAAATTGATTTCCATGATATTCAGACCTACAATTACCGACAAATAACGGATATTTATGAAAGTCTTGGAAACTACAAACTGGCCTACAAAAACTTAAAAGTCTTTAATTCGCTGAATGATAGTTTGTACACCGCACAAAAAATAAAAGATGTTGAAGAAATAACGACACGATACGAAACCGCACAAAAAGAAAAACAAATAATGGAGCAGCGGGCACAAATTGCAGAACACCAACTAAGTTTGAAAAACCGAAACATGGGAATCATCGGTTTATCGTCGCTGGTTATTATTGTTGCTCTCTTTGGGTTTCTGCTGTATAAACAACAAGCACTGCAAAATATAAAACAACAAAAAGACAGTGAGCTCAAGCTGGCACTGGAAAAGATTGAGAGCCAAAACCGGCTGCAGGAACAAAGGCTGGCCATATCGCGCGACTTGCACGATAATATTGGAGCACAACTAACATTTATTGTTTCGGCAATTGAGACAATCAAATATGTTCTGCCCGATAAAAATGACCAACTCACCAGTCGCATGAATAACATCGGATCCTTTGCCAAAGAAACCATTCAGGAACTTCGCGATACCATTTGGGCAATGAATAAATCGGGAGTAAGCATAAGCGACCTGAAATCGCGTATTGCCAACTTTATTGGGAAAGCCAAACAATTGTACCCCAACATTGAGATATTGATTGTACACGACGATAAACTTTCAGAAGCCATACAATTCACTTCTTTGCAGGGACTAAACATCTTTCGTATCATCCAGGAAGCGAGTAACAATGCCCTAAAATATGCCGATGCCAATCAGATAAAAATTCAAATGAGTACAGTAGAAAACGGGGTTAACTTTTTGGTTGAAGATGACGGAAAAGGTTTTGTTGAAAATGAAGTGGATCCGGGCAATGGCTTACTAAATATGCGCAAAAGAGCTCAGGAACTTGGCGGAGAACTAACGCTTATTTCTGAACCCGGAATCAAAACAAGTGTTTCATTTAATGTGGTTAAAACATAA
- a CDS encoding response regulator transcription factor: MNTRIAIADDNNFLIKSVKDKLSFHSDISIAFTANDGHQCLEKLKLDTRIKLILMDIEMPRLNGIEATVQIKQKYPQIKIIMLTVFDDDENIFKAIQSGADGYLLKETSSPELYNAIFQTLEGGAAMTPSIALKTLNLLRSPMLIKNTESEESVKLTGRELEVLEQLAVGLPYTAIAENLIISPSTVRRHIENIYKKLQVHSKVQAIELAKRKRII; this comes from the coding sequence ATGAACACGCGAATAGCAATTGCAGACGATAATAACTTCCTAATAAAAAGCGTAAAAGATAAACTTTCGTTTCACAGTGATATTTCAATTGCATTTACGGCTAACGACGGACATCAGTGCCTTGAAAAGTTAAAACTTGATACGCGGATAAAACTTATTTTGATGGATATTGAAATGCCTCGTTTAAATGGCATTGAAGCTACTGTACAAATAAAACAGAAATACCCGCAAATAAAAATCATTATGCTTACCGTTTTTGATGACGATGAAAATATTTTTAAAGCCATTCAGTCGGGGGCTGATGGTTACCTGTTAAAAGAAACCTCGTCGCCCGAACTTTACAATGCCATTTTTCAAACGCTTGAAGGTGGTGCGGCAATGACTCCTTCGATTGCATTAAAAACCCTGAATTTGTTGCGTAGTCCTATGCTCATAAAAAACACTGAATCAGAAGAAAGCGTAAAACTAACCGGACGGGAGTTGGAAGTACTGGAGCAATTAGCGGTTGGCCTGCCTTATACTGCAATAGCCGAAAACCTCATTATATCACCCTCAACTGTGCGGCGGCACATCGAAAACATCTACAAAAAACTACAGGTCCACTCTAAGGTTCAAGCTATAGAACTGGCCAAGAGAAAGCGGATTATTTAA
- a CDS encoding M56 family metallopeptidase, whose translation MNPFLAYLLKSSISLALLYVVFKLSLSRDKMHTANRFVLIGILLTSVILPFADIPVFSETQVIPQFEVIHEFVTAPQITAAPIDTESIEATNEVSSFSVNPWLLFYLTVIGLLVIRLAFSVGRVWQIIRRAEKQHFRDVILAIVKDLIQPFSFLQHIILSEKDFTENKDIVLAHEYAHIQHKHSVDLMICELFTALYWFNPFMWLLRRDLKLIHEYQADQAVLNKGIDAKTYQLLVLKKAVGERRFAVANHFTQKPILKRIKMMHMKNNRRWTSLKLVLFVPVVALLLQAFARPEIIVEKAGAYLPVIGQQDSSEVWIDSWVSSKMNYLKNEDYFKDNQPLTIVDSNQPINEVNTIHKKNVFIILQNLKGELLVENQRLELKDLRTNLESFLKGRNRISGENPDVKSEELPFVGEVLISQGTILFRKDVATPQDATEVVMKKIAESILSVRQETAHGKFENDYFSLSTDKKAVVNQMVPGKISFQIPKGVKRTSKLAPPPPPPPAVEIIIGKDGNTYVAKYYLAPKIEKGKWQLIENKKVSTEELKEYLLERIAMTKRLSKEINHEYHQRVKVAIEVGAAEKQVNEIKELIRSLKINHVKYSSDQPESASGAGLPSIQDFEKYDVKVYPDRLKVFNEECTMDKLKEKVEKALKPADNKESISVLSFSNVPKERLESVLNELNQIPFRKISTTVLKPEPEPVSTVHHKILLKADGSISMDEERYNLKEFESRINEIRSQSGETNVALEVENDVTYLQTETVLNILRRAKINQVGSSIQRHSIRETEPGTKIGEPSYVFGYGWNGSANMAKLKREAESFLSGPGNRSLYASITPDKNSTQDEIDAVKNVLREAGFLKVDVQNGRN comes from the coding sequence ATGAATCCGTTTTTGGCCTACCTCTTAAAATCGAGTATAAGTTTGGCACTACTTTATGTGGTGTTTAAACTTAGCCTTAGCCGCGACAAAATGCACACGGCCAACCGCTTTGTTTTGATCGGAATTTTGCTGACTTCGGTAATTCTTCCTTTTGCCGATATTCCGGTTTTTAGCGAAACGCAGGTGATTCCGCAATTCGAGGTTATTCACGAATTTGTAACGGCACCGCAGATTACAGCGGCTCCCATTGATACTGAAAGTATTGAGGCAACAAACGAAGTTTCGTCCTTTTCAGTTAACCCGTGGTTACTGTTTTACCTGACTGTGATCGGACTGCTCGTTATTCGTCTGGCCTTTTCGGTGGGGCGGGTGTGGCAGATCATTCGCCGGGCCGAGAAACAACACTTCCGGGATGTGATTTTGGCCATTGTCAAAGATCTTATTCAACCCTTTTCCTTTTTGCAACACATTATTTTGTCGGAAAAGGATTTTACCGAAAACAAGGATATTGTACTTGCCCACGAATACGCACACATTCAACACAAGCATTCAGTTGACCTGATGATCTGCGAGCTGTTTACTGCACTATACTGGTTTAACCCGTTTATGTGGTTGTTGCGCCGCGATCTGAAACTGATTCACGAATACCAGGCCGACCAGGCCGTTCTTAACAAAGGCATCGATGCAAAAACATACCAACTGTTGGTTCTTAAAAAGGCTGTAGGCGAAAGACGTTTTGCCGTAGCCAACCATTTTACACAAAAACCAATTTTAAAACGAATTAAAATGATGCATATGAAAAACAATCGCCGCTGGACAAGCCTGAAACTTGTTTTGTTTGTTCCGGTGGTAGCACTGCTTTTGCAGGCTTTTGCGAGGCCAGAAATAATTGTTGAGAAAGCAGGAGCCTATTTGCCCGTGATCGGGCAACAGGATAGTTCAGAAGTATGGATCGATTCCTGGGTAAGTTCCAAGATGAACTATTTAAAGAATGAAGATTATTTTAAAGACAATCAACCACTTACTATTGTCGATTCAAATCAGCCAATAAATGAAGTAAACACAATTCATAAAAAAAATGTGTTTATTATTCTTCAGAATTTGAAAGGCGAGCTATTAGTTGAAAACCAAAGACTTGAATTGAAAGATTTGAGGACTAATCTGGAATCGTTTCTTAAAGGTAGAAATAGAATTTCCGGAGAAAATCCAGATGTTAAGTCGGAAGAATTACCCTTTGTTGGGGAAGTACTTATTTCTCAGGGAACCATACTTTTCCGCAAGGATGTGGCTACTCCACAAGACGCAACCGAAGTGGTAATGAAGAAGATCGCGGAATCCATCTTAAGTGTTCGCCAGGAAACAGCGCATGGAAAATTTGAGAATGATTATTTTTCCTTAAGTACCGATAAAAAAGCGGTTGTAAACCAGATGGTCCCCGGAAAAATAAGTTTTCAAATTCCTAAAGGAGTGAAACGAACTTCGAAATTAGCTCCGCCGCCACCTCCACCGCCTGCTGTAGAAATAATAATTGGCAAAGATGGTAACACCTATGTGGCAAAATATTATTTGGCACCTAAAATAGAAAAAGGGAAATGGCAATTGATCGAAAACAAGAAAGTTTCAACAGAAGAGCTAAAAGAATATTTGTTGGAGCGTATTGCTATGACGAAACGTTTGAGCAAAGAAATAAATCACGAATACCATCAGCGAGTAAAGGTTGCTATAGAAGTTGGCGCTGCTGAAAAGCAAGTAAACGAAATAAAAGAGTTGATTCGTTCATTGAAAATCAACCATGTAAAATATTCTTCTGATCAGCCGGAATCTGCAAGTGGTGCAGGTTTGCCTTCCATTCAGGATTTTGAAAAATACGATGTAAAGGTTTATCCAGACAGGTTAAAAGTTTTTAATGAAGAATGTACGATGGATAAATTAAAAGAAAAAGTTGAAAAAGCTTTGAAACCAGCTGATAACAAAGAGAGCATTTCGGTGCTTTCTTTCAGCAATGTTCCGAAAGAAAGACTGGAGTCTGTTCTCAATGAACTCAATCAAATTCCGTTTAGAAAGATAAGTACAACTGTTTTAAAACCGGAACCGGAGCCGGTTTCCACTGTACATCACAAAATTCTGCTAAAAGCAGATGGCAGCATTAGCATGGATGAGGAAAGATACAATCTAAAAGAGTTTGAATCCAGAATAAACGAGATCAGAAGTCAGTCAGGGGAAACAAATGTTGCTTTAGAAGTTGAAAATGATGTTACCTACCTTCAAACTGAAACTGTTTTAAATATTCTGAGAAGAGCAAAAATTAATCAAGTAGGTTCTAGCATACAAAGGCATTCGATCAGAGAAACAGAGCCGGGTACTAAAATAGGCGAACCATCGTATGTGTTCGGATATGGATGGAATGGAAGTGCCAATATGGCCAAACTTAAACGTGAGGCAGAAAGCTTTCTTTCAGGGCCAGGAAATCGCAGTTTATATGCGAGTATAACACCCGATAAAAACTCCACGCAAGATGAAATTGATGCAGTAAAAAATGTGCTGAGGGAAGCCGGTTTTCTGAAGGTGGATGTTCAGAATGGACGAAATTAA